In Limosilactobacillus sp. WILCCON 0051, a single window of DNA contains:
- a CDS encoding diacylglycerol kinase family protein: MAMGSQDKHQVEKNRHFIQALGHAWDGVKDVVKKERNMRFHIVAAVLVIIAAFLMQVGIFEWLWLLSAIFVVFAAEFANTIVEELVDLVVHHHYDLDAKYAKDIAAGVVLLAAFYAVLVGLLIFWPRFKNLLGV; the protein is encoded by the coding sequence ATGGCTATGGGCTCCCAAGATAAGCATCAGGTCGAAAAAAATCGCCATTTCATTCAGGCGCTGGGACATGCCTGGGATGGGGTTAAGGATGTCGTCAAAAAAGAGCGCAACATGCGGTTTCATATCGTCGCAGCTGTTTTGGTGATTATCGCGGCGTTTTTAATGCAGGTTGGCATTTTTGAATGGCTATGGCTGCTTTCGGCAATCTTTGTCGTGTTTGCGGCTGAGTTCGCCAATACGATCGTTGAGGAGCTGGTTGATCTGGTCGTGCATCATCACTATGATCTTGATGCTAAATACGCCAAGGATATTGCTGCTGGGGTCGTCTTGCTGGCGGCTTTTTACGCGGTTTTGGTCGGGCTGCTGATCTTTTGGCCTCGCTTCAAGAATTTGTTAGGTGTTTAA